The Phaseolus vulgaris cultivar G19833 chromosome 5, P. vulgaris v2.0, whole genome shotgun sequence genomic interval TAGTTATAACTGATTTTCTTGCATCCTGTATCACTCTGGCTTGTAGAAATAAATTTTCCTTTGTAATAGTTTCTAAAGGTAGCATAATGATACAAGTAGTTTCCCTCTCTTTCTTGCTGTAAAACTATTCATAAGATAGTGTTTTTCTTGGAaatttgatatcttattttcgCCAGTTTTATAGTTTTTTGGAGCATTTTATTGTGAAACCCAATTATTCAGCTCTTCAAGAACATGGATTCTGATTTCCATGCAATTGTCTGATATTCTAGGTTGAGTGGATTTAGTTACCACCTGGGAGCTGCTTGACAATATTATAGTATTTACCAACTTCAAAAATCTCATAAAAATGtcctcaattttttatttatttttcagacCTGTTTTACTGTCATCTCAAATTTCAATATGAAAGTAATAATGGTTCACCGTCACAATGATCCGTAGAATAGACATTTTCCTcatttattgaaaattttaaattcctAGCTTCTTGCCTATTCCACTCTTGCTCTGAATATATATTGTTCTGTTGGTTTCTTACCACGCACAAACATGTAAATTATCTGTCCGTTAATTTTCAATGACTTGCTTGTTGATGGAAAAATTGTTCAGCTTCTAAACTCTTGGAGATCAATCATTTAGGTAAATGGAGGAGACATCTCCATTAATTCACATCACACTATTTCCAAAGGGAAAATGCAAGCGGATTTGGAGAGATTGACCACTAGAATTCCTCAACTTGATGGACCAATTCCTTACGATGATGAGCTTTCTACTCCAAATGTGAGTAGTGACATTTATCCCCTCTCCTTGCTGCACTTATGATCTTTTGTAATAAACACTTGTGTTCTTTTCCTCCACACCAAGGGATGTATTTTCTTTGTTTACTTGTTCTGATTTTTTGTTGTCCCTTATAATTTTGTGAAAAAGACAGACCATCTCACTTTTAGTTCTTGGTAGATAAAATACTCGGGCTTTCTATTTTTGCAATTAATAATCACATTCAATGTTAATGAGCTCTTATTAATTATTTGAGTTATTCTGTTGGTGCAAAACTATAAAAGAAATGAACCATTGTAGATCATTTCCGTAATTATTGTATAGTGCGAAACAACACAGTTTTAAGTTCTCCCATTTACATGGGTGTCTGCTGATGAGCTACATCTTCCCTTATTTAACATTGGACAGAATGACTAAAGCTGTAATTCCAAGGAACTATATTGAAGTGCTTGATTTTATATTCAACATGGATATTGCAATATACTAACATGTTTGTAATTTGGAACatgaattaattttgtttatcatCATCTTGTTTTGTTTAATCTTTTGGCAGATATACAACTACGGAGAAGTGTTCAGTGATGACTACAATATTTCTAATACACCAGCTCCTCCTGGTAAGTCGATGATGTGTATTAAACatcttttgaaattttttatggcttatcattatatattttatccGTCACAGTTGCTGATTCTTTTTCCTTTATCATTTATTAGAAGTGCCAGTTAGCACCCCTGCTCTCTTGGCTCAGAATGAGGTGGGAAATGATGAGGACGATGACGATGATGAGCCTCCATtaaatgaagaagatgatgatgaattgGATGACATGGAACAAGGAGATGATCAAAATACACATCATCTTGTTTTGGCCCAGTTTGACAAGGTAACAACTTGCCTACACTCTGAACAGATATCATGGGATTGTAATATTTGTAGGTAATTATTCTCTAATATGGTCCATCTTGCTCAAAATTTAGGTGACACGTACCAAGAGCAGGTGGAAATGCACACTAAAGGATGGCATCATGCACATAAATAATAAGGACATTCTATTCAACAAGGTTTGTCACTGTTGAAGGAGAACATGTActgttattttctatttttccaaTTTAATTTATCGAATTGTCATAAATCTCTGCAGGCGACAGGAGAGTTTGAATTCTGACTTGTTGGAGATGGTGCTTTCATGACGCATGATTCGGAGATGTCATTTAGTGTTTCGTCATCTTTATTTGATTATACTTGTTAAGCGAATGATTCAGGAAGAGGAAAATCCTTTTACCCTTTCGTGACTGTTGTTTTGATGTTGGCCTCTTGTACATAGAGAATGAGCAATTTTTGGCCTTTACCTGATGATTACAGACTCTGGCATTTCCTTAAGCCCAGCAATTGTAGTATGTGGTTCCTTTAGTTCTGTAGTTTTGGTTAAATTTAGCAATCCTTTGTATGATAATGATGCTTAATTTTGGCATAAACTTCATCCAGACCTCCCGGCTGAAAATGAGTAAACTTTCTTTCTCACCTCAATCCTACTGTGGCTAGGTACTTTAAGATCTTTTGTCCTTGCCGACACCCTTACTCTTGCATCCTATCTTCCATCTGCAGCATGAAGCTCCATGTTGTTCTTTTACTTCAGGGTTAGAAATTGTGATGCTGCTTCTTCTACAATGTCCTTGTTGTCTGTACATTCTACGAGTTTCAAAGAGCACCCACACATATTCGTTAGTTTCAGTAGGCATGTTTCCAACAATATCAGTTACTTCTTTCAAAAGTCCAGCACGACCAAGGAGATCAACCACGCACGAGTAATGCTCTCTGCATCCTAAACTTTCTAACATTCTGGCCACAAATACATGTTAATGAGACCATTTCTCACCAAAATATTGTCATCCACCAAATTCCTAGTGGCATAACCATGGAGCTCCGTGCCAACGTTCTATGCCGCCAACTCTGCAGAAACATAAAAGTAGATGATGGAGCCCCTGAAGTGGTATTGTGGGAATCAACAAGTTCATGATTGGCGCGTGTTATGTCCTCCCTTTTCTCTCTACTGTCTTTCACTTTTTGCTTCGTTACCCTTTTCACTTTATTTCTGAATAGATAGGTTCCTCTCATTCCTTGTTCTCTCTCCTGTGATGGGGATCAGAGCTCTTTTCTCGGAAACTTCTGCTCTGCATTTACTTTTCCATTAATTCACTAAGATGAGTGATGAACTTGATAGCTCTATCGATCTTCACACTTACTCACCtattcaaatgaaaattctcttctgcttttatttttcttctgcTATCACTCCAACAAATTTATGATGACTTCATCAGTCTCCAAGAACAAGCAGGAGGCGCTTGTAAAAGTATTCTCTTGATGGATAAGGTTGAGAAAATTTGACAATATCTTAGGACTCGTTATATTCAAGGTAATCTTctcaatatttatattttgtaattagAGGTTCCCTCTGCAAATGATTACTTCATAAAATTTCGTATCATATCAGATGAGCTCGAGAATTTTCGTTCAGATTCAATTTGTGCTTGCAGTGTAAAATGCACTTTGTGTTAGAAAATTTGAAGATCACGTCATGCAACATTCTCATGTTCTTTTAATGGATCTTTTATCTTTCATCACACAAAAATTGTCATGTGAGTTATAACTTTTTCTATGCCCTTtttcttatttcaatttttgttttaatattttttcttatattcctaattaatatataaatatatatatatatatatatatatatatattaatatgtcTAGGCAAGATGTCTCccaactaaaatattttatttagttagAATGAGTAGTTTTCAACCGAATTGTAGTGTCCCCTCTTATTGGACCTCCCTCTTTTTTATAATGAATCATTCATTTTTTCTCATTGTATTCGGCCCTTTTTTAGTTATCTTCCAAAATTAATCATTATCTTACATATCcagtaaaattcaaaatcactCCTAAGAAGAAAGTGgaattttaattcattatttccAGAGATCAGTAACATGACTATTTTACCATATAAATTGAAAGTGTATTTTAATGCTATTCACATAAATTCAAAGACGGTTGTGCTTGAGTTTTGTAAAACGATTTGggtttgattaaattataaaaaattaattccatGAAAACAGTTCTTTTTATCCAACAATAGCAACTCATAAATATCATTCCAAAATGTTTTGCCGTTGataatttcaattatattaataaagttgtgaaaaaaaattaaccagACAATTTTTTTACAGGAATTTAGAGCCACCAATGATAATTAAAAATGGATCAAATCAATTACTTTTCATTAGAAATTAAACACATGTTCCCAATAATTTATGCACCTATTCAATCAATTGAAGTAGATGTCTTTGTCTCagaaaatcaattatattttataactttttttatttaatttattttttattctacttatatttttttaactgaaTAATGCGATATAGATGGGATTGTCTCTATTCTCATTAAGTTTTCGTTATACTAAAATGGTTTGGTTTAGTTTTCATAATATAAATTCAACCCTACTAACATAGTGTATCTTGAGAAATTAAAAACTCATAAAGTTAACTTTTGTGGACTCTAAACAAGTAAGTGTTTATTCTAGAAAAATCACATGGctattttttttacttcatcAACGTactaaaatatcataaaaagtAACTCCAACCCCAATTAACATAGATCTTTGGtatattaaatgaaaataaaatgagtaGAAAAATATAAGTAGGTGGTGTTTAGTGCGAAAGATTGAAaggttaattaattttaaaaattacttccTATATTTCATTTACTTTTACTCATCTCTTTTTTCACCAAACCCTAAATCTCTATccttttgaattatatttttattgttttcctCGTGTTCTGTTTTTTAAAAGAACACATGTAAACAATTCTGTGactaatatttaaaacatttgtaAAGTTTAGTAGGTTGTATGCAGGAAAAGGGCACCTGAATGGGAAGGTGGTCCCTGGTTAGGAAAAGGAAGCAAAACCCAATAATTGAagattagaagaaagtgaaattgaagaagaaaatgcagAATTTGATGAAGGGGTCACTGCCACCATTGGTTGGTGTTTTTCTGAGAGATAAGCTTTATCAGCAGTAACTTAATTGGAATATTAATCATCCCTCTAACCACCACACCAACCAAACCAAACAACCTAATAATGCTTCTGCTACACAACAACAGTGCAGATTGGAATACAAAGTTGGTAAATAAATCTTTATAATACAAACTAGTAAAAATATGGTTACTGGGTCATTTTCTGTCTATTCTTAGACCTATTTCTTACCATTTCCACGTTACTCAGTTTACTCATTTTGAATCCAACTTGTTTGTTTTGGGTCAACACATCAAACACTTGGTATACGCCAAAATCAAACTAACCCAACCACTGTACGTTGTAACAGTGcttcataattaaaattatttttgtctctgtCAAACTTCTCTGTCGGTGGAACAAGCCATGCAAAAAAAACACCCTcaaagtaaattaaaaaaagcaaAAGAACCAAAAGGTGTGAACACTGATGCTAATCTTTTCGACTGAATGATTTAGCAGATTAAACTATGACTTGTGCGATTAACctacaaatattttatactgTCCCACACCgaaaagaatataataattGCAACCGGTGGCCTATTATAAACGATGAATAATAAATGGAAgagattaaattaaaataaaataatgattgtGCAATGCAAAAGAATAAAAGCATATAcagaaaatataatagaaaaatcGAAATCTGTGAAAAAAAATAGTGGTAGTATACATTCAACATGCTAACAACTGTCAGTCACCGACTGAAACCCCGTTGCCATTTACACGCATTCAAGTAATTTATGAATATGAACAAACTCTCAAAAAATataccaaaataaaattaaaagaaaaagaaaattaaaaaaaaaaaaaaacaattaagacAAGTTACACACCTCTTTTGTTGTGTTTTGTGTACATGCAGATCAAACCGTCCACTTCCAGATCTTGAACCTAACATCCACGTTGCACTTGGCGTTCGAGGTGGACGCCGTCGCCGGTTTCTTGCCGGAGGGAAGAGTCACTCTGATTCCGTCGCATGAGACTCTGATTCCGACCTTTGGGGTTTGCAAATTTCCCATTTTGGCCTTAACTTTCGTCTCCAAATTCACCTTCAGCGGTAACCCGTTCTTGCTCTTCATGCTGGACTTCAATTGTGACGCGTCCTCGCTCTGGAGCGGGTGGCGGGTGGTCACAATGGAGGTTCTGATGAGCGTGGTGTTCTTCTTGCCGTGCAGGAAGGCGGGGACGGTGCCGTCGCCGACGTCGACGCTGCCGGAGAGGATGGAGATGGAGGTGGGGTCGTAGGCGAAGAGGATCTTCTTGTTGGGGTTGGTGGCGGAGACCGTGACGTCGAAGCGGGAGTTCAGGGCGGAGGAGGAAGTCAGGTTCAGGTACGAAAGCTTCAGCGACGTCACGGTGAAGGTGGGGCGGTGGGGGCGGTAGAGCAGGTAGAACACCGTGCCGGCGATGCCGAGCAAGAGGAGTAGGACGAGCACGGTGAGGATCAGCCAGAAGCAGAAGGTGCAGCAGCACCGGCGCTTGCTCCGGCGCCGGTGGTGAGGCTGCGGGCGGTAGGTGGGGCGTGTGGCGCCGTAGAGTTGGGCCTTTGTTGCTGGAAAAGCAGGGTtggcggcggcggcggcggcTGGTTTCGCCGAAGGGTACACCCTGTCTGTCATGGCGATGGtgttaagtgttttttttgttAACTGAAGTTGTTGTGTGGGTGAAATGATAAGAAGAAGAGATCTTTTATGAAGAAGAGAATGAGGAAAAAGatgtttttgttttcctttttgcTTTGTTGACTGAGAGAGAGAAACACCAAATCTGAGAAAGTGGTGCTACTGCACTATGAGAACTGAGAGTGGTTATTAAGAGGTTGTTTAGTGATAAATATGGATTAAACAGTGATTAGAAGTTGGAGAAAGTGGGAGTAAGATAAGAAAGATGGTAACGTTCTAACCACACCCTTTAGCTGTATCcacctttctctcttctcaTATTCGGCGCGTAGAAACACAGCAACCAAAATGCTTAAACACTCCCATCATCATTCTTAAGGTCAACTTGTTTTTTCTCCCACCTAATTAAAACTTCGATGTGGGATTTGACTACATAAACCAACTCCTTCTTAACTTAAAGacacattaattattatttagttcAAGACAACTAATTTCTTTTTGATATTACTCACCCACCACCCACTCAATTAAACTACTAATATGCATGTTCCTTActctttcttttaattatttgtgAATTAATTAGTAATAAGTtgcattatataatttatttattaattgcaATTAAAAGAGATTAAATGTTGGCGTGAATGAAACGCGCCGTGTTGAGAGTGGAGGAGCATTGGGGGTATATGTGATGTGAGTGTCTTCCAACGTGCGAAAAACTCAAGCAATGAAGGCGATGTTCATTATGAAGCTGATGCGGTGACTTCATTGCTTCAATTCTCTGTATGATCGGACGGCCACGGTTCCACTGATTTCCTCATACCACCAAATCATTGCTTTCTCAAATACACAAATAAACTaccataattaattattcactaatcttttatttaatcatttacacaattaaaattaaaatcattaataCAAGGTTATAGAGAAGTGAGTGTCAATTGATTCTTTcccttttatttattgttttgcaCATGTGGTATGTTCATTATTTTATCTTGCAACTAGGGTTAGTCCTGTGAAAATAAAATCCCCAAAAAAATggatataaattaattaatcgAAAAAGCACTAGAAAGTGGCAGAGAAATTGTCCATGAGTTTGTTGAGTTCTGAAAAATGAGATTAGTTTTGTTGTGTTCTTGTTTGAGTAGCCAGCTATATGTGATCCagtttttaatgtatttttgaGAATGAGTGTAGTTAAGCTCCAGCTGGAATATTCATGGAAAAGAAAGCCTTTAATGGAATCCCACATTTTGTAGGTAATCATTCTCATCTCCATTCAAAAATGTTTGTTATATTACtcaaaaatgtaattttttttaacaaatgttaaattcaaacaaacaaaaattatcactttgttttaatataattatgttgAACTATACATATGACATATATTAAGATTCAGATCAATTTCACTCATCTTTTGTTTAATTTATGAATGTTATTGTTTCAACCTCAAgtctttgaaataatattgATATGATCAATCATCacattcaaatatattatttattttagaactCGAACTCTATCctagttttgtttttaaaatgcgTCTCAAAGgtaattaagaataaaattatgataaaactCTTAGTTCCAAAACGAACAAATTCTCGGATGCAGTGATTTATTCTAGTGATGTCATCTCAACAGACTTGTCGAAACACTAACTCCGTTTGTGAGAATCGAAACGAGGTTCCAAAGACGAACCCGTGTTTCCTTAACTCTCGACTGAAAACTTGTTTCAATATGCCAAATAATCTCACATCGCTTAAAAATCGAGACTATCGCAAATTAAATACATTTTCCTCCCTTAATCTTTTGAGACACCTACATGATGGACTTCAAACTTCAAAATGAATAATACATAACAATATTATCTTAAGGaagttataatattttacaatcataagatgaaagaaaaataaattaattttttttaataaatcctATTTTCTTCTACCTTATCTTAATAGTCAATGAAGATATTTATTGAAGTAGCTAATGAGCGCCGTTTACAGCAATAAATGATGCTATCATGCACTATTTCTTTGTTTTTTGCATTGACAAGTCTCATTCACCTCTCTCCCTCCATTTCTAACCAGCTCTCTCACCCTTttatcttcttctttctcttcgtTGCATCCTTCCACTTCCAATGTCGTTGTATCCCTCCATCTCCAATGTCCTTGTCTCTCATTACCACTACCACTTCTTCTTCCACACATTACTTATGTTGTTACCAACCCCATTGCCTCAAagttttcaagtttttttatcaacaaataataaataaaataaaatgagacatttCGGGAGTGTCCCAAGACACTTTAGATGTGTTTCAAGACACTTCATAAGTATCTCAATCCTTATACAGAAAGTGATCAAGGTCAACCTGCTCAACACGTAACCTGCAGGTATTTTTCAGACTCTACATCTTACCATACCAATCCTCAAGATTGAAAGGAATGATAAGacacataaaaaaatcaccATCTATCCTATCAAGGTCTTCAAGTCTTCAAGCATACTTTTAAAATGCtaaaaaaatatacactagTATTTGTAGgtactatatatttatgaaagGGTGGTGATATTTTGACACGCTGTTCCACTTTACACCCactacaaaatattaatattcgtaattaaaaaaaaatccttaatgaaaatataattaaaatgcaaaatgttaaaataattttcaaaattaaaaaaatattaatatttattggggTATACGGAGTATGGGGgtcaaaaaaatcatttttgttTATCAAATTTATATTACAAATACATATTCTAAATATTCAGTACATAGAAATACccgttatatttttttaaaataatgtatatatgTTAGAAACTTTATGTGTTAGAAATTAAACAAAACTTTAGGGAAAAAAAGTTGTATTGGGAAAGTTAGGCATTTGATTCCAAAATTAATATGTTATTCCATTTTCTATTAATGTATCATGTTGTAATTTTGTATACCTTTGGTATGTTAAATATACTGGTATTGAGTCTGAATGTTATCCACTGATAAATTATATTGTTTaagttttttaaagtttatattttatattgctAAAATTTGTCatatatttatgatatattGTTTTGAGTGAATCTTAACCCGTTTCCCTTTGAGATTCCATGTATAGACTACCtccaattaaattaattttaattagttatatttttatattaatataataaggAACAATAGAGTGACTTTTGTATTTGAATGTAGACCATAGATCATGGATAATTGAAGATTATTGGAAGCAATTAATATAACACTTAAAATTTTCtaaagaaaacacaattatgttttcaaatatgttattataaaatataactaatatttaatatacGGTTGAAATTTTTTAGTTCACATTGAGGACACAGATAGAATTGTAGAAATTGATTATGagtggaaaaaatattttttatgtattagaGTTAGTATTTCTTATGGCTTGATTTTAGAATTGAGattataagaaataaatttacATCGAGATATTTGAGGTAAGTAATGTATAAAGAAAAAAGACTCGTAAATTCATTAACACAAAGATTATGAATTAGAggtgataatatatatatatatatatatatatatatatatatatatatatatatttatgattgACTTATAATTCACTTTTTTTCATATATCCATTTAAATAGTCATGATCCAAAAGTATTAAATatcaactaattaaaaaataaaatattattaaggattacaataattaatttagatattatttttcaaattaaaaattattgatatatgaaaattagtttttataataataatatttataatacaaTTAAACACTATATTTTTAGTAACTAGTgatcataaaaaaatacttgtttatttagagataattttttttttaatttgtataattatAAGCTATTTTTAATCACTTCTAATATATTCTAGAAACCACTCTTtagtcaataaaaataataaaataataaaattgatttttagtttttaattatcaTATCATTAGAgacttaaatttttaaatataattaaaagataaattttattttcgtacaaacataattttttttcatgaataaATATTGTATAAATACAGAAATATGtcttttctttaaattaaaaacatctaaaaaaatttcttttacttttatattttgaaaagtgaaaaatatCACACTTCCTAAATCCCAGGC includes:
- the LOC137835850 gene encoding NDR1/HIN1-like protein 13 encodes the protein MTDRVYPSAKPAAAAAANPAFPATKAQLYGATRPTYRPQPHHRRRSKRRCCCTFCFWLILTVLVLLLLLGIAGTVFYLLYRPHRPTFTVTSLKLSYLNLTSSSALNSRFDVTVSATNPNKKILFAYDPTSISILSGSVDVGDGTVPAFLHGKKNTTLIRTSIVTTRHPLQSEDASQLKSSMKSKNGLPLKVNLETKVKAKMGNLQTPKVGIRVSCDGIRVTLPSGKKPATASTSNAKCNVDVRFKIWKWTV